The genomic stretch AACAGCTTCGCCTAATGCTGAGCGAAAGATAAGGGTAGGCTCCTCGGGTTCGGTGTACAGGTACAGGCTCCAAACCGCCTCTAAGCTGCTTGGGTTAAATGCCCGGCAATTCGGCTGAAGGAGATCAAGAAGAAAGATGGAGGATTCGTCCAAAGCAGCCTTGCCACCTTCGCTCACTGGTAGATCAGAGCTAAATCAACTACTTACGTGAAGATAATAAGAGTCGTATGAAGCGAGCGCTTCTCGTACGGTTCTGTGAGAATCTCGGGCTGAGATGCCCGGATTTACTCGACGATCGTTTAATGTGGCGTTACTATTTGTCTAAAGCTGGCTTCTTTCGGGGCCAGTTTTTTATCATTTGGAGCCATGAGGAACATAGGGTTTTTGAACCATTGTTGTCCGGTAAACCCGGATATTAGTTAAATTCAATTTTCAACTTCCTGATTATAAAGTGGTTATTTGGTTTTCGTCAGGGGCAAGCCCCCCTCATCTCAGGGAACAGTGTGTTTTGATTTTTCAAAATATCTTCTTGTATGATGGCTCTCCAGCTTCCTTCCGGATCCTCCAGGAACCTATACAAGCTGATATAATTCATTAATTGCTGTCTGACCAGGGATACCAAGTTGGAGAAAGCCCATTTCCTTTTGACCTGGCTTTTGATCAAGGTCAAAAGGAGATTGGCCAACATGGCCGACCATATCTGTATTTCTATGGCATTTTCATTGTCGCCCAAGAAGTACTTTAAAGGGAAGTTCTGCTTAAGCTGTTTGAATAATAGCTCTATCTGCCAGCGTCTTTTATAGATGAGTGCTATCTTCTCTGCTGCCATCTCAAAATTATTGGTAATCAACTCAAACAGGCGTTCACTTTTGCTGTCCCAATAGGCTATTCTCCTGGAACGGTGCTCCTGTTGCTTGTTCTTGCCATATCGTAAGATGATTTCTTCATCCTTGAGTACTCCGGAATCTGCCTGATCAGGAATATTAAACTCCTTTCGGGCCTGATAGACAGCATTGTCTTTTAACCTGGTCACATACCATATCCCGCTTTCGGTCAGGACCTCATATTTTCCATAATCCACATATCCCTTATCAAAAGTGATGATAGAGCCCCCGGGCAGGTTGAAAACCTCATCCAGGAAGGTATGGTCATGTCGGACAGCCGCACTGTAACGGACAAGATAAGGAACATGGTCACTCGCCCTGATGATGGTGTGCGCCTTAATACCTCCTTTCTTTTTGCCCGTTTTCGGGTTCCTGCCTACTCCCTTGAGAATATCCTTGAACAGACTAATGGTGGTAGAATCCATAATATAGAGCCTCTTCATATCAGCATCCTTCAACCGGCTGTCCGTTAAACTGTCACCATGCCTTTGGTACACACTCATGTATATATCGGCGAACACATCGCTCACACGTCGTTTGTTGGCTTCTGATAACGTACTCCGCCTTACCACATAGTTCAGACCCAAATGGGCCAATTTATGGGCATTGGCCAACAAACCGACAAGTGTCTCACGAATGGAATGATAGCCCTCAAATGCTACAAACAGCATTACTATCAAGTGGTTATAAGTCGTGAACTTCTTCACATAACGCTCCGCATTATGCCTGCGGGCTATCTCTCTTACCTCCCCCTTGTCAATGAACTTTATTAACTGATTGAATATCGGCTGTCCGCTAAAATTACTACTTTTGCCCATGGCTTAACTTTTTTGTGTCGTAACTCAAAAGTAGCCACAATGGGCTGGTTCAGCAATGGACTGGCCCTCTTTCATTTATTTTTTACCGGACACCAATGTTTTTGAACATAACGTACCCCAAAAGTGACGCTTACCGATGATGGGTACCAGCAGTGGTTTTTGGAAAGCCTGAACTTAAATGTATTCTTTTCAGTATAACACAGAACACTTTTTCCATGAAGCCATAGTACCTTTACCAAAGGATTGGGCGTACGGTTTTCTGGCGTCTTTTCAATATGCTAACGTAAGCGTTAATACAAATGGGTTTATTTTAACGTTTGAAATGGGAGTGTTTTGAACGTTTGAAAGCCCCGGGAATTTCCCTGGGGCTTTTTGCTTTTTTTCATTGGTGTCCGAGTAAAGATTTTGCTTTGGACGGAAATTCGTTAAAATCCCCTAAAAGGGACTTTCTGATTTCCCCTTCAGAGGACGGGATAGTTTTATGTAATCGAAAAATTTTTTCTCTTTTCGTTTAAACCTACTTTTTCAGCGTATGTGAAATTTAGTCAGACGCAGTAGCTTTTTTTAATGTTTTTTACGACAAAGGCCCGGAGGCACAAGGATTGATCGGGGGCATGCAATCGGTACCTTTATTTACAAAGAGCTTAGTGGCTTGGTGACTTCGTGGTGACAAACCAAATCATTCTTCAGAAATAGCAGTTGATTCAGAATGTTCAGATCAGGTTTTTCTTAAAGAAATCAATGGTCCTTTCCCATGCCAGTTTAGCCGCTTCTTCATCGTATCGTGGAGTGGTATCATTGTGGAAGCCGTGGTTGGCATTTGGGTAAAAGTAGGCTGAGTAGGCCTTTTTATTTTTCTTGAGGGCCTTTTCATAGCCTTCCCATCCGGTATTGATCCGTTCATCCAGTTCGGCATAGTGAAGCATCAATGGGGCATTGATTTGGGATACCAGCTCCAGCGGAGGCTGGCTGCCATAAAAAGGAACTGCCGCTTTGAGTTCAGGCACCTTTACGGCCATCATGTTGGATATCCAGCCTCCAAAACAGAAGCCTACCACGCCGATATTTCCGGTACATTCATCACTTGAACGGAGATAGTCAAATGCCGCGATAAAATCCTCCAGCATCTCATTCCGGTCCCGCTGTCGCTGCAGGGCCCTACCCTCATCGTCATTGCCCGGATAGCCTCCCAAAGGAGTGAGTGCGTCCGGTGCGATGCTGATAAATCCGGCTTTGGCAGCTCTTCTGCCCACGTCAGCAATATAGGGATTAAGCCCACGGTTCTCATGGACGATGACTATTCCCGGTAGTTTTCCCTTGGGATTAACTGGACGGGAGAGCTGGGCAGAAATTTTACCGCCACCTTGGGGAGAGGTATAAGTAATGGTTTCCGTTTTTACGGCGGGATCATCTTGCTTGACTTGAATATTGTCCAGATAATTGGGCATCAAAAAACTGGTCAATGAAGAGAGTGTGATTCCTCCGACCGCGTACACGGAAAGTTTTTCTAAAAAATCACGACGTTCCAGCTTATTGTGGGCATAAGCGTCATAAAGATCAAAAACTTCTTGTTTGATATCTTTCTTGCTGAGCTTTTTCATGTTGGGTGAAGGATGGTTGAAGATGTAAGTTTTTTATAGTGAAATTGGAAAGTGGTGATTAAGTTACGTAAAAATCCATTTAGTCAAAAGAATTGATGACTATGAAGGTTGTGACTGCCAGTGTTTTACTCTGTTTTATACCGAACAGGCCTGTTAGGCACCATACGAACCTTACTTGAAGGATGCTTTGATGGTCATATTGTAATTCCTTTATTGGGGCAGCGGCCTGTCACAATATTGGTTGTATACAATGTAGCCCCATACTCATGACGAATATACTATCATCTTCCGTATCATCTTTCTCTTGGTTTTCTGCTTATCAATTTTTGTAAGGTTTGCTCGTGTCGATGGCAATTGAGTTTTTGGCTTCATCGGGGTCGATGTATTGTGCTAAGTCACTGAGTGAAATGACGTGATAGTGATTGTCCTTCAGGTAATCCAGGTACCCACTAAAGAGCGAAGGCGGGGTATTTACCCACGGGTGCTCGATGTCGGGTACACCGTGAATGGTCAGGATGACGATTTTACCCGCTTTTGCTTCCTGCAATGCAGCCATGATTTCGTCTTTATTGTCTTCTTTGGTAGCCCAGCTGGGAAGGAGGTAGGGATGGTCTTTGAATGGATCGTAAGCCCGTTTTCCACCTGCCCGGGCAAAATCATAACCTTTTTCTTCCAACACCTCAAAGCAGGTTTTACTGATGTCATAAGCCGGGTAGGCAAAGCTTTTGGGAATGGGGATTCCCAATGAATCACATTTGTCCTCAATATAGGCAAGCTGTGCGGTGGTCTGTTGTCTGTTCAGTTCATTGACGTGGGCATGGGAACGGGTATGATTCGCCACTTCAAAGCCCATTTGATCCAATGCCCTGATTTGACGCCAGTTCATGTATTTGGTGCTGTCAGAAAAATTGGGGGGAAACTCACAGACAAAAAATGTCGCTCCAAAGCCATACGCTTTCAGTAATGGTGCCACCACCGAATAGTGGCTGGCAGGAGCGTCATCAAAGGTCAATACGACCAATTTGTCCGGAATGGGCCTTTTCAGGATTTGGGAATAGCCGGTAAATGAGATAAGGCAAAATAGCAACAGAAAGGTTTTTTTCATGGTTATATGGGTATTAGGTAGGCAAAGAGCCCTGATGTTTATTTCAAGTGTGCTTTAATCCAGTCCAAGATCACCCTCCTGGTTTTTTCGGATACCCAATGTTCATTGATTGGTGTGATATACGCTTCTTTTTCTGTATCCAAGGCATTATACACGATATAGCTGGTCGTGGGTGGACAGACATTGTCATTATAGCCCCAGGTCATGAATACGGGCACATCGATCAATTTGGCAAAATTCACTACATCGTAATATTCCAGCGTTTTGAGTTTTTCGGGGGTGTTCATCCCTTCATAATACTTGAACAAATGGGGATATCCACCAGCTCTTCCTGCTTTGTAACCGGCCATATCGCTGAGGGCGGGATGATTGGCCGCACATGCGGTGATCCGGTCATCCAGTCCGGCAGTGATCAGTGCCAAAGCACCGCCCTGACTGCCTCCTTGGGCGATCAGGTTTTTACCGTCCCACTTGGGAAGTGAGATGAGAAAATCCAGTGCCCGCACACAAGAAAGGTACACCTTCTTCATATAATAACTGTCCCTGTCGTCAAGTCCGTTGACCAGATAGCTGTTGTTGCCATGGCCAAAGGAGCGGCTGATCTCTTTATAGGTTTTGGCATCCAGGTCCGGGCGGATACCATGGATTTCCATATCAAAACGGATCACACCGCTTTCTGCATAGAAATAATGCTTCATGGGATCCATGGGTTTGATCCCTGCGCCCGGTGGGGCAAAGACGACCGGGAATTTCCCTTCTTTTTTTGGAATGGTCAGGTACCCGTAGACCTGCTGACCTTTTTTATACGCCTGAAGTTTGACCAGGTAGCAATCCACTAAACCGTTGGAATATTCCGGTACAAATACTTTTTCCACCTCCATGGGAGTGCTGGTCGCTTCTTCCTTAGCCTTATCCCAAAAGGCTTCAAAGTCATCCGGAAACGAAGTGTAAGGCGTTAATTTCTCCGGCTCAAACCCTACCTTCACATGGTGCTTGTATGTCTGCCCATGAAGTTTTACGGTGAGCCAACAGTCCCTAAAACCTGGCTCAGAGGAAGTGCCCATAGAGACCCTTCCTTTGCCGTTTTTCAGGGTTATGCTTCCTTCGGTGTCGGGATCGAGCATTTCAGGACCCACTGCATAGTGTACTTCGACATTATCCACTGGAATGCCAAATTCATAAAGTGATATGGCTACCTCCGCTTCTTCATCGAGGGCATAGAGCCAGTCACTGTGATCAGGTTCGGTGA from Echinicola soli encodes the following:
- a CDS encoding dienelactone hydrolase family protein, with the protein product MKKLSKKDIKQEVFDLYDAYAHNKLERRDFLEKLSVYAVGGITLSSLTSFLMPNYLDNIQVKQDDPAVKTETITYTSPQGGGKISAQLSRPVNPKGKLPGIVIVHENRGLNPYIADVGRRAAKAGFISIAPDALTPLGGYPGNDDEGRALQRQRDRNEMLEDFIAAFDYLRSSDECTGNIGVVGFCFGGWISNMMAVKVPELKAAVPFYGSQPPLELVSQINAPLMLHYAELDERINTGWEGYEKALKKNKKAYSAYFYPNANHGFHNDTTPRYDEEAAKLAWERTIDFFKKNLI
- a CDS encoding acetylxylan esterase, producing the protein MKTVLSILFTILVIFSAAAQNYPSRSNILWVTEPDHSDWLYALDEEAEVAISLYEFGIPVDNVEVHYAVGPEMLDPDTEGSITLKNGKGRVSMGTSSEPGFRDCWLTVKLHGQTYKHHVKVGFEPEKLTPYTSFPDDFEAFWDKAKEEATSTPMEVEKVFVPEYSNGLVDCYLVKLQAYKKGQQVYGYLTIPKKEGKFPVVFAPPGAGIKPMDPMKHYFYAESGVIRFDMEIHGIRPDLDAKTYKEISRSFGHGNNSYLVNGLDDRDSYYMKKVYLSCVRALDFLISLPKWDGKNLIAQGGSQGGALALITAGLDDRITACAANHPALSDMAGYKAGRAGGYPHLFKYYEGMNTPEKLKTLEYYDVVNFAKLIDVPVFMTWGYNDNVCPPTTSYIVYNALDTEKEAYITPINEHWVSEKTRRVILDWIKAHLK
- a CDS encoding IS4 family transposase, with amino-acid sequence MGKSSNFSGQPIFNQLIKFIDKGEVREIARRHNAERYVKKFTTYNHLIVMLFVAFEGYHSIRETLVGLLANAHKLAHLGLNYVVRRSTLSEANKRRVSDVFADIYMSVYQRHGDSLTDSRLKDADMKRLYIMDSTTISLFKDILKGVGRNPKTGKKKGGIKAHTIIRASDHVPYLVRYSAAVRHDHTFLDEVFNLPGGSIITFDKGYVDYGKYEVLTESGIWYVTRLKDNAVYQARKEFNIPDQADSGVLKDEEIILRYGKNKQQEHRSRRIAYWDSKSERLFELITNNFEMAAEKIALIYKRRWQIELLFKQLKQNFPLKYFLGDNENAIEIQIWSAMLANLLLTLIKSQVKRKWAFSNLVSLVRQQLMNYISLYRFLEDPEGSWRAIIQEDILKNQNTLFPEMRGACP
- a CDS encoding polysaccharide deacetylase family protein; protein product: MKKTFLLLFCLISFTGYSQILKRPIPDKLVVLTFDDAPASHYSVVAPLLKAYGFGATFFVCEFPPNFSDSTKYMNWRQIRALDQMGFEVANHTRSHAHVNELNRQQTTAQLAYIEDKCDSLGIPIPKSFAYPAYDISKTCFEVLEEKGYDFARAGGKRAYDPFKDHPYLLPSWATKEDNKDEIMAALQEAKAGKIVILTIHGVPDIEHPWVNTPPSLFSGYLDYLKDNHYHVISLSDLAQYIDPDEAKNSIAIDTSKPYKN